The Artemia franciscana chromosome 9, ASM3288406v1, whole genome shotgun sequence region CCCGagctgaaaaggaaaaaaaaatacttgtttcattttttcattattttgtagaaaaaactgaatcgagttattttagtttgttgaaTATAGACAGACTGAATGGAAAATAGAATAAGGTATATTTTTAAAGGGATTCTGCAAgtcttaaaaaaagacaaaaacaaatgatagttaaaacttttttatattttgtttttaaagatgTAAAAATCTGTTTGATTTTCAGCATTTTTCTTGTTATAAGGCGTGAAATCTCCTCCAAAGGCAAGAATTTTAGACAACGTGTAGATTTTATAATTCACAACCATAGGAATAAGCCTCAGATGTATATcacaaactgtaaaaaaaaaattcaaattaagaattccttcttttttttctctttttttttcctctgctAGTAGAAAGAAAACAATCGATTCTGATTGACTCTTTGCTCGACACTATGACTTTTTggatcaataaaaaaacaaccagTTTTTCAAGAGCAGAAATAGCAATATTAGCTTAGGTTTAGTTCATAAGTTTATTAATCCAGATTCACaaaccaataaataaattaaagaacaCTTTCGCACCGGAGAAAACCTGTGAGGATTTGCGGTCACGTAAAAGTCTTAACTATACATTGATATACAATACATTAACTATacatttaaaacagtaaaaaactttagcgtaaagagcggggcgttgagaaggaaaagcccctttcatatacggagtaatttctgttcgttttaagttgtaatgttgctccctactttcatttaaaaaacttgctttttttatttaatttctgatcgttttttgaatcaatgcatgttttgattttggctctccgcagaggaataattaaaacaaaatatgtatatttatttttttggctaaatggctttctcataattttgatcaaatgattttgagaaaaaaagagcgggggaggaagcctagttgctctccgattttcggttaattaaaagggcaactagaacttttaattttttacgaacctttttataagtaaaagatatacgtaacttataaattagctcacgtaaagaacttttgtattctcaagtttttattacatatatgagggggttcgccccctcgtcagtacctcgctctttacagtaaagcttaatttttgtcccaattcattaagaatgacccctgaatcacaaaagccgcagaataaatagttgaaattactaaaaatactttagcgtaaagagcgaggtattaggaggaagtgagcccctcatataggtaataatttctgtttgttttaagttttaatgctgttgcttacttccagctgaaaaaaacttttcatatttatttttcattgtttttttttaaagtaatgctagtaaatcctgcgctcccttcatggaaattttcttcccccatgaaaaattcctcgatagaaagctcccccagcatatccccctcttctcaacccctgcctccaaccaaaaaatcttcctgaaaatgcctgtacacttcccaataaccattactatatggaagcactagtcaaagtttgaaCTTGTAActcctcccacagggactgtgggggagtaagtcgtccccaaagacagttataacgtttttcgactacgctgaataaaatggctatctcagaattttgatccgttgactttgggaaaataattagtgtgggagggggcctaggtaccctccaattttttcggtcacttaaaaaggccactagaactttttattttcgttagaatgagccctcttgcaacaatataggacaactaggtcgatacgatcaccctggggaaaaaaaaacaaaaaaaaacaaaccgtgatctgccttctggcaaaaaatataaaattccacatttttgtagataggagcttgaaacttctacagtagggttctctgatacgttgaatctgttggtgtgattttcgttaagatttgatgacttttaggggtgtttccccctattttctaaaataacataaattttctcaggctcgtaacttttgatgggtaagactaaacttgataaaacttatatattgaaaatcagcattaatatgcaattcttttgatgtagctattggtaccaaaattccattttttagagttttggttactattgagccgggtcgctccttgctacagttcgttaccacgaactgtttgatgaggcAAACACAGTTAAAACTGAATCATCTGGAAACGAAATAAGACATGATCCTTCAAAAAAGATGCATGAGATCAACATAGATAAGGTAAAGTTGTGTACCTACCACTGACCCTTGTGGTACTCCACACGTAAATGTAAAGACTGCCAAGCGCATatcattaaacatttttttgaggggggatcTCCCTGTGAGATAAGTTTCAAACCACTTTAAGCACTTTCCGCGGACACCTAATGATTCCATACAACTTAGTATTCGAAAATCGactgtatcgaatgctttgCGAATATCTATGAATATAGGCAAAGGTATTTGACCTCTGTCAATGCCACTATTAATCGATTCCATAAGTTGCCACAAAGCATTCGTCGTCGAGAAAACCATTAGCTTGTAGGAAACTATAAacagatatatagatagatttactCACACGAAAGTccaattgggccatggtgacatacacaaaacaagcaaaaaaatacagcaacaaaacgTAGACTGAAAAGGcactaaaattaattatttaagaaaatcagcACGATACCTCATACCAACCCAGAtgaactttccaatattatttatacatAAGTAACACCTAATTCTCAAAGTTTCCAAACTCGAATCTTCCCTCCCCCGACCTCCATACCAAATATATCCAAGCGCAATTCCCTCAACTCCCAacaatcccctaaaaaatgatataaagactcatccatctctccacaGAGAGGGCAACTGACAGGACTATCCCTCAATCTATTTttccctaaatatttcctttgTTCTCAAAGAGGCATAAAAAATTCTCCTTACATACATTACACATTTCAAATCTTCTGGAAACAATCCCATTCTTAGGTAAATTTCTTCACCCCAGCTCTCCTTGACCTCTGCTCACCTCCAGCTCTCTATCCCAAGGGACTGCGAGGTGTCTTTTTCAGCTTGCTAAACCTGAACCTCCTGAGGTTCTAGCCTAGTAGAAACAAACCTAGATACAGTCCCTACCCTCTCTCCTATCCCCTTTCCCTCATCCCACATTCCAGCAATTATCTAGCCCTGAACGGTCTAATATATTGTTCACCTGATTTGGCCACGAATCCTTCCTattatcttgaagcatcattaaaaatgcttgtttgACTAGCCTATTACCATCTATTGATGACACCCTTTCCCAATATTTAACCATACTAATTAATCTACTCTTTCTCATACACTTTATTCCTATATCCTCTTTCTGTACTAACCCATTAAACTTATTATCAAGGCCTAACATACGCTTTAAAAACCTCAACTGCGTTCTTTCTAAATTTAACCCCTTATTATTCCCCCAAAAGCTCTGCCCCGTAATGCAAAGCTGATCTAACCCTAGCATTAAAAACAGACAATCCTAGTATTCTATTTCCCTTACTTTCTACCATTTTGAGATGTTTCTTCCATTTCCCATCTGATAATAGCCTACAACCTAAGTACTGTGAAATTCACTTACTTGGTCTAGTGTACTACCTTCATCAGTAAACTGACTCTGCGAATCTATCTCTTCTCCACTTTTCCTAAAAATCATAACCACCGACTTCTTTACATTTAATACTAGTTTCttcatcctaaaataaaaagatactaCACCTAGCAGTTGTTTCAAATGTTCTTGACTTTCCACTACTAATGCTATGTCATCCGTAAAAAATAATGCCATAACGCTTGCACTTGAAAACTTAATTACTGGGGCGCCTCTGCCTatcaaatattcttcaaaataattaatatacaatgGAAATAGCCGTGTGGAAATTATACATCCCTGCGTAACACCAAGTCTACCCCTAATAACCCTACATAAATCCTTGCCTACCCGTACTACAATCTTAACTACATTTTAAATAGATgctataatcttaacaaataCGCTTGGTAGCCCTAGGTACAACGACTCTACCATTAAGTTTCTACCCACTCAATCAAACTACCCTTTTAAAccaaaaaatgcaacaaatatcctgctcttttttcttctaGCCTGTTTCCTAATCATtcctaataaaacaaaaatctgatATATTTGACTTTATCTTTTTCTGAACCCTGCCTGCgaatttgataaaattctattttggtcTTTTGGATTgcgctgagatgtcttattggcagcCAGCATACATACAgcacattttttgttttaaggcaTAATTGGCACGTTGCATAACTATGGGGGAGTTGACATTCAAAAATATCCCTAGATAAGTAGCTTCTGGGCCACTCAACTATGTTGAAGAAAGTGGCTATCTAATATTTTTTATCGGatgtgttttgaaaaatgtatgtGCTAGCGAGGAGGgttgctttttattgtttaattccTGAAACATTTTTGATTGGAACATATTTGAATAAGTTATATTTCATGCAGACTCATACAGACAGTTAATAAATAAGCGGTAGTAGAGAtgattagaatatttttagttttaagaccTTTTTGACAATGTAATCCTCCATAAGGATTATAATAGAAGAACAAAACTATAAGATAAATGATGTCAACCTATGCGAAATGCGCTAGCTTCACGAAAAATTTCCTGTTCTAGTATTTTCTGTATATTCTTACGTTGTGATACTTTATGTAACTGTGAAAATACTGTGGGTATCAACCCgttaaaataatcaatttaatcCTACGTTTTGCTGAATTTTAGAAGAATTTTTCTAAGACAAAAAGCTTACAGATTACACACCTCCATTCTACTGAATTTCCATCACAAAATAAGAAACCATCTACCGATGtttacaaaataaatcaaaacctTACTAAATCCTAATTAAatccttataaaaaaataagaaacatatgGTTTATTTTACATGGTACAAAACTGGAGACATACCAATTCAAGACTAACTGTAAGAGGAAGTCCATGCTCACTATAGTCACCTTTTTCAAGACACAAAacaaatatcaaaatacatacTGGTCTAGTCAGGTACTTGTACTAAGTTCACTCTAAATATAGACTGCCTTGGAAAACAATATCACgctttatttttgttgaagCAGCCTCCATCTTACTTTCGAGTGTTGGATTACCAAGAATTTGAGCGGCTTTACGAATATCCTCTAAAGTCTCTACAAGTTGCTGTATCACTCTTACTATCGAGCCTTCCTTTTCGTCAGTCAGTTCTATAATTTCTCTAAATGACTCACCCATCGCCCATCTATAAACCACCTCAACTAGGCCAAATTGAAACTGATCAACATAGTCATTAACATTTTCTAGTAAACCGAAGCGTTTTTGAGTTTCACCAATGTCCGTTGCTAACTTTTGAATGCGCTCTATAATTTCCTTTTGAGAAGGAGTAAGGTTTGGCTCCATCTTAGAAGCCATTTCCTTTTGAGAAGAAGTAGGCTTTTGATTGAAAACTAAACATGATAGTAATGCTGCAATATCTTCTTCTGGTAAATCGGTGAAAATATTGTGGAATAATAACTCGGTCAGCATTAATTCTTGTTTTCCAATGCTACACGCTACCTGTCCCTTCAGTTGAACTACGTTATCCGAATTAACATACTCGAAAGATTTCAAAACATTCAATTTTGCAGCATATTCTGCTGAATTACCAAGACGCTCGTCCGAAGTGAGGTAAGCTAACCGTTTGTATTCTTCTCGCTCTTGTACAGTGAAATTCCAATGGTCATAAAAAGATGAGCACAAGTAACAATTGAAATCCTCATACTTTGGTTTGATTTTTTGCAAGTCCTGCAATTTCAAAACCATGTcgtaatttttctgttttaaatgtTCTTCCAAATTAAGAGAACTGAAGTTGGGATCTTTTGACATACTCAATAAGGCATCAACTGCTTTCACAAATTCAGAACAAGGAGAATCTTCCTTCGGTTTTGTGTTCCAGTCATTTAATATGGCCTTGCAATTTACTTTTAGGGTGAAATTGGTAACATCTGCAATGTCTTCTACCTTCAAAGATAAAACGTCACCGTCCCGACCATGTGGAACAAAATATGTATGTTTTACAAGGGCTACCATTTTTGGTGTTAGGGCAGATTTCGGTCtggttttatctatttttttcattgagttttctctctttgtttctCTGCTCCCACGGAGGACTAAAGTCTTAAAAATGGGCTCTTTAGAAAGGTTATTGACATCTAGAAGGAGACCAACTTTTAAAACACATTCATCGTCGACGACTGTTAAAAAGCGTCCAGGTTTCAATGCCTTAATTACTTGGGGGTGTAAAACAAGCTTATACGcttcagcttttttttctagatacTTTCTAGCAGCTTCATATAAGCTTTCAACATCTGAGCACGTGTTACAGTCAAGTTTTGGGCGGATCTCTAATTGCTTCATTTCCTTTTCAAGTTGTTCGATTTTTGAGCGAAAATGAACCTCACTAAAGCTTAGTTTCATCATGtcttgaacttttaattgttttcctcTCAGTAAATTCAATATCATCGAATAAGTCACACGAAACTGCGATTCTAATTTTTGAGGTTTTCCGAGCATCATTTTATGAAGGCTTTCCAATTCCGGCACATTATCTTTGCATAATATTAGAACAGTGCCAGTAGAGTCTAAACCTCGTCTTCCAGCACGTCCAGCCATCTGTATATATTCTGAAGGCAGCAATTGTCTTCGACCATTGTCGTCGTATTTCATTATATCGTCAAAAACTACTGAGCGAGCAGGCATATTTACTCCCATTGCGAAAGTCTCAGTTGCAAATAGCAGCTTAACCTTCCCAGCTTGGAACAGCATTTcaacaatttcttttaaaattggcAATTTTCCACTGTGATGGACACCTATTCCTCGGTTCAGCAGACTTGACATTTCAGTAACTTGTGGAAGCTTTTTGTCTGAGCCTTTGAGTTTTTTCAggcatttttgccagaatcgagaaatttcttctttttcgtctGCTGTTGTCAAGTCAACAGAAGCCAATAAGTCTGCATTTTCATCGCATTCATCTCTTGACAAAGTGAAACAAATAACAGGGAGCTTATCTTCGGAACGAAGATGATCGATTAGTCGAATCCAAAGCTGCTTTTGGCGCTGTGGTGTTTTAACCttattgtcttcttttttattgcatCTATGATCATAATTTCGTCTACCCCCTCCAAGAGCCCCTTTTCCAGTGTCTTTCTGTTGACTATGGAATTTCTCTTTTGGTTTCTTTGCCTCTACAGCATCTAAATAGCCTTTACGCAGTAGAGTTCCCTCAGCtcctaaaataagaaatttgtgCTCCTGTGATTTTCTAGATTGTCCTGTATATAAATAATGCTCCAAAGGTACAGGCCTCTTCGGTGTGCTTATAAcataaatctttcttttcttcgtCATGCCAACCCATGACGCAAATTCCAAGGTGTTGGGAACAGTGGCACTCAACATGATGATTCCCACGTGTTCTGGTAAAAGAATTAAGACTTCTTCGTATACGACACCTCGTTCAGAATCGTTCATGTAATGAACTTCATCAAATATGACCCATTCTAGGTCTTGAActgaactttgcccattataCAGCATGGATCTTAAAATCTCGGTCGTCATTATAACACAACTCGCATTTGGATTGATCTGGACATCTCCTGTTATAATCCCGACGTCTTCACTAGTACTTCTAAACTCTCTAAATTTCTGGTTGGACAAGGCTTTGATAGGTGAAGTGTAAAATGTCTTCATCTTATGCTTCCGAGATAAAGCAATAGCATACTCAGCAACTACTGTTTTCCCTGCAGATGTATGTGCAGCGATAAGAACACTTTCACCTTTCTCCAATTTAAGAATAGCATGTTTCTGAAAGCTGTCAAGCTCAAACTTCCATTTGAATGCAGGGTTTGGAACCATAGTGTCAAAATCAACAGCTTCACTGACATTAACGGTTTCAGCCCATAATGTTGGGTTTCGCTTACCTTCAGTCGTTGTCTCCTCGTGTCTTTGCCACTGGTTGCTGAATCTAAGACTGTCAAAAAAAGTGGACTGCATATTCATCTTTAAAATTCTATAATCTACTGAGGTGAATTCGCTGTATGCATCCTTTTATATGATACAAATGATGTCATTAGAAACGACATCATTCGTTTtcatatttgattttaagttttgacgtgACGTCATTTATTGCAGGGCATCTATCATACACGGTGTCATTAAAAAGTATAACTGACGTCATTTtggaaattagttaaaaaatcaatcaatcattATATCAAATCCCCTGTCAAAAGATGTGTGTAATGTGAAGAAtacttttcaaaaagtatttgtcATGTGTAGAGGTTGGGCCTCTACGTATGACTCACTCCTGCCTCTAAATGAAACGTTGACGTAGTTGCATTGATGGCTGTTTTCTCCAAGTATATAAATTTGTGTCCCTCAGAAAATTTCTCTCCCATTGCTCCTTCCTTTGACCCACCGACAAGGCAGACGCGAAAGCACACAGCTCGTTCCAATTATCTAAAGGAGGACACGATAAGAACCAAGAACTTAGGAACAACGTCATCCGGGGTTGCGCTACTATCTTGAACGATCTTCCTCGAAAAGAAGGAACGAATAGAAGGTTCAAGAGACATTTAAAACACCGGGGTGTAAGTACGAGGTAAAAGAATAGCGGCATATTATACCTTTTATATCTGACACTGAGAATatgggaataaaaaaataaggcatCTATTAATAGGTTAACATGTATTGTATATGTACACTTAAAGttgtttttactcatttttgtcTTGGTTTTGCTAGCTAATTGgtccaaaaaacaattttgaattgGTCAGAGATACCCAGTGTTTCAGTAATGCATCGAACCAGTATACAAGCTAGCTGGCCATCCTAAGGTCAGGTATGTGAATAGCGTTTGGCACGAAGTGGAATCTCTTTTGCAGTTGCTTTGTTTACATGTTCTTTAGATTTGCTCTGCTTTACcgaaaacacaaaagccaaaAAACCAGAATATTGACTTAGGAAGCAAAAATGAGTATGGAGCCTGACAACAACAGCCTAATCTAGAACGATTTCCCTAGTTTTACACCAGGTGTGATATCAATAACTTTTGGTATAGAATTTAAATTAGCTTAAAAACTTAAGCCACAAATAAGTATTATTATAGGTATCATATTTTAGTTATTGAACAACATACATAAATATTgaattgatttatcaggtagcaTCTTGGTCTCACCAACTATAATACCAACATTGAGTGATgcataatttaaaattgtaagAAACTTGCATTAGCATTCGTGGAAATGAAGAACAAACATGAACAACATGAAATCCAGAAACCCGGTAATTTctcacatctgataccatttctctaccgcaatcccaagtgtaagaaactgaatgataaactcagctgaaatcgcGAACAGAAATGAGTAGAAACAACAGATTCTTGGCCCaaggcaagagttctacaaagctttctaaaatacaaagtcttattcatcaatccggcctaaggtccacacttccAGTAGGAACCGCAGAAGTTAAACCCttgccactttctaggaataagctgaaatcgggatgctagaaaaaaaaaaaccatgacaaaaccaaagtatAGCTCTCAAAACTCCATGAATCTCATACATGGTCGGAAAAAACCAGTTCTATATAGACGATGAATTTGAGGTCGGCGTTATCACAGATATGTGCCACAAAAGGCACTATATATGggcatttcctttaaaatgaacTATTAAACAGCTCTATGATGTTCCTGTGTCTCACTGGCTGCGGAGAAGGAAAAAAGATGCTTCCcatacaaaaaagtgattttccttgttgcagTTTTCTGTCTAGTGTTTTCAGATAAGCCAATTTCAatggtgtactttttgtttCAGTCTGACGCCTGTTTTGGGGAGTTTCAGGCTGTTCTTTGTCTGTTATTATGGGCCGTAATAGTTCTTTACTAGGCTGCTGCTACCGCTGTAAACACTGTTGTAAAGTCTTTTCTTAGTGTATTACTCGCCCATATGAAATTTTGCTTGATCTATTTGTTCATTATTAATAGTGTTTCCTCAACTCTATTTTCTGCTTCACGTTTTCTCTCCATCCTTAAGGATCGTAGGCCCCCGAACGatagaatttaaatgaaaacacacagatattttttctttaaaattagtagtagtagtagtagtaagagcagtagtagtagcggtagcagtagcagtagtagtagcagtagtagtagtagtagtagtagtagtagtagcagtagtagtagtagtagcagtagtagcagtagtagaagtagtagtagcattattttagtagtagtagtagtagtagtagtagtagtagtagtagttgtagtagtaggtgtagtaggaGTATTAGAAGAGTAATactagttttagtagtagtagtagctgtagtagcagtagtagcagtataagTAGTAGTtagaattagtagtagtagctgtagtagcagtagtagcagtatagtagtagtagtagtagtatagtagtaggtagttagtagtagtagtagtagtagtgtactagtagtagtagtagtagtagtagtagtagtagtagtagtagtagtagtagtagtagtagtagtagtagtagtagtagtagtagtaatagtagtagtaatagtagtagtagtagtagtagtagcagtagtaatagtagtagtagcagtagtaggttAGTAGGAGTAGGAGTATTAGTAGGAGTAATACTATGTTTAGAATTAGCAGTAGCAGCAGGCAGCAAGTTCATTAGTGAAGGTACTGTGATCAGCAGAACAACAGAATAATGGAAATATAGGGGAGGGAGAAATTTGGCCAGACATTAggacaatttttattaaattaacgTAACAAGGATATGTGCCCTGACACATATAGGAAAGTTTGGCAAATCTCATGAGTTCAGGATACCCAATCCTAGACCTTCCCACTTTCTTGTGTAACCTAATTTTGTATTAACACTTACCTTTGACGATTtgggaatttttgtttttacctagTGATTTCTCTGATCCCATCAAAGGCATCCAACTTGGGAATCAGCACTGCATTCCCACTCTCTATACGAAAATACTatacaattctaaaaaaaattacaatattttaaGATGCCTAATATGCCTAAATAAACGGATAAGAccccatccgttctggtcttaggcaaggaggagtcttatccccttatctttttaatgcttgtctttattctgttttgccacgcaaaaatccatcatgttttttaggcctaactaatctttcgtatattgcatatgcagatgatttacttttgatcagccgcactaaatctagcctaattaagtcgacaCAGCTTGTatctaagtcttttgaggaaatcggcctcaaacttaatgctgaaaaatgtaaatatttagtttttaatgcaaAGCATCAAATTAGTGATCTTagttgtggttatttttcagttaagctcgtttcttcgattcggtggcttggtattagtatttgttcatctttatcggcttttcaATCTTGTGGGCtcaatgatattaaaagtaaacttaaaaaagggtacgcgaaGATTGTCCtgaaccgaggcagattttcacgaaaggctttatccagactttattctacatattgcgatcattctatattgtttctttccggtttgcgcccgttgtttaataatcaagatttgcagggtataagagttctgtattttcgttattgtaaatatttattgtatctgccgcgttcttatagaaatcagaagattatcagaaagttctgtgccactgatattatttttgtttataaaaaactctatgctagattaggtgctgaggcctgtcaacgcttgggcccttaccaccctttgattagactgtattaattgtattgtttgtgttattttgtttttctttccttaatgtttttactccgcttaatttgtcaaaacaagcgggtatcaaataaattattattattaaacctcaaatatatatcccaaattggTAAATAAACAGGTAAATATAAGTACGCAGAATATGCTTTGGTATTCCTTATTTGGAAAAAACTGGAGGAAATAACGAAAAAACGAAGGGAGGTctgactcctgagccagctgctaatggataataagtaggcctatggacaaaataactcggttaagtatcaaaattttactttcttgAATTACAGACATTCCTTACAA contains the following coding sequences:
- the LOC136031026 gene encoding superkiller complex protein 2-like codes for the protein MNMQSTFFDSLRFSNQWQRHEETTTEGKRNPTLWAETVNVSEAVDFDTMVPNPAFKWKFELDSFQKHAILKLEKGESVLIAAHTSAGKTVVAEYAIALSRKHKMKTFYTSPIKALSNQKFREFRSTSEDVGIITGDVQINPNASCVIMTTEILRSMLYNGQSSVQDLEWVIFDEVHYMNDSERGVVYEEVLILLPEHVGIIMLSATVPNTLEFASWVGMTKKRKIYVISTPKRPVPLEHYLYTGQSRKSQEHKFLILGAEGTLLRKGYLDAVEAKKPKEKFHSQQKDTGKGALGGGRRNYDHRCNKKEDNKVKTPQRQKQLWIRLIDHLRSEDKLPVICFTLSRDECDENADLLASVDLTTADEKEEISRFWQKCLKKLKGSDKKLPQVTEMSSLLNRGIGVHHSGKLPILKEIVEMLFQAGKVKLLFATETFAMGVNMPARSVVFDDIMKYDDNGRRQLLPSEYIQMAGRAGRRGLDSTGTVLILCKDNVPELESLHKMMLGKPQKLESQFRVTYSMILNLLRGKQLKVQDMMKLSFSEVHFRSKIEQLEKEMKQLEIRPKLDCNTCSDVESLYEAARKYLEKKAEAYKLVLHPQVIKALKPGRFLTVVDDECVLKVGLLLDVNNLSKEPIFKTLVLRGSRETKRENSMKKIDKTRPKSALTPKMVALVKHTYFVPHGRDGDVLSLKVEDIADVTNFTLKVNCKAILNDWNTKPKEDSPCSEFVKAVDALLSMSKDPNFSSLNLEEHLKQKNYDMVLKLQDLQKIKPKYEDFNCYLCSSFYDHWNFTVQEREEYKRLAYLTSDERLGNSAEYAAKLNVLKSFEYVNSDNVVQLKGQVACSIGKQELMLTELLFHNIFTDLPEEDIAALLSCLVFNQKPTSSQKEMASKMEPNLTPSQKEIIERIQKLATDIGETQKRFGLLENVNDYVDQFQFGLVEVVYRWAMGESFREIIELTDEKEGSIVRVIQQLVETLEDIRKAAQILGNPTLESKMEAASTKIKRDIVFQGSLYLE